Proteins encoded in a region of the Zea mays cultivar B73 chromosome 2, Zm-B73-REFERENCE-NAM-5.0, whole genome shotgun sequence genome:
- the LOC100283901 gene encoding ras-related protein Rab-6A: MAPVSALAKYKLVFLGDQSVGKTSIITRFMYDKFDNTYQATIGIDFLSKTMYLEDRTVRLQLWDTAGQERFRSLIPSYIRDSSVAVIVFDVASRQSFLNTSKWIEEVRTERGSDVIIVLVGNKTDLVDKRQVSIEEGEGKAKDLGVMFIETSAKAGFNIKALFRKIAAALPGMETLSSAKQEDMVDVNLRSGNANSSQSQAQAGGCSC; encoded by the exons ATGGCACCGGTGTCAGCGCTCGCCAAGTACAAGCTCGTCTTCCTGGGGGACCAGTCCGTCGGCAAGACGAGCATCATCACCCGCTTCATGTACGACAAGTTCGATAACACCTACCAG GCTACGATTGGTATTGATTTCCTGTCAAAGACAATGTACCTTGAAGATAGAACTGTGAGACTCCAACTCTG GGATACTGCTGGTCAGGAAAGATTCAGGAGTTTAATTCCAAGCTATATTAGAGACTCTTCAGTTGCTGTCATTGTATTCGATGTTGCAA GCAGGCAGTCCTTCTTAAATACATCTAAGTGGATAGAGGAAGTTCGCACTGAGAGGGGCAGTGATGTTATCATTGTGCTTGTTGGGAACAAAACTGACCTTGTTGACAAGAG GCAAGTCTCAATAGAGGAAGGGGAGGGCAAGGCGAAGGACCTTGGAGTCATGTTTATTGAAACCAGTGCTAAGGCTGGGTTTAACATTAAG GCGCTGTTCCGTAAAATTGCTGCTGCACTTCCTGGAATGGAGACGCTCTCATCAGCGAAACAGGAAGACATGGTTGATGTGAACTTGAGGTCCGGCAATGCAAACTCGTCCCAGTCTCAGGCTCAGGCTGGGGGATGCAGTTGTTAG
- the LOC100283901 gene encoding ras-related protein Rab-6A isoform X1 codes for MYATNIHLCHLKCRFEATIGIDFLSKTMYLEDRTVRLQLWDTAGQERFRSLIPSYIRDSSVAVIVFDVASRQSFLNTSKWIEEVRTERGSDVIIVLVGNKTDLVDKRQVSIEEGEGKAKDLGVMFIETSAKAGFNIKALFRKIAAALPGMETLSSAKQEDMVDVNLRSGNANSSQSQAQAGGCSC; via the exons ATGTACGCTACCAACATTCATTTGTGCCATTTGAAGTGCAGATTTGAG GCTACGATTGGTATTGATTTCCTGTCAAAGACAATGTACCTTGAAGATAGAACTGTGAGACTCCAACTCTG GGATACTGCTGGTCAGGAAAGATTCAGGAGTTTAATTCCAAGCTATATTAGAGACTCTTCAGTTGCTGTCATTGTATTCGATGTTGCAA GCAGGCAGTCCTTCTTAAATACATCTAAGTGGATAGAGGAAGTTCGCACTGAGAGGGGCAGTGATGTTATCATTGTGCTTGTTGGGAACAAAACTGACCTTGTTGACAAGAG GCAAGTCTCAATAGAGGAAGGGGAGGGCAAGGCGAAGGACCTTGGAGTCATGTTTATTGAAACCAGTGCTAAGGCTGGGTTTAACATTAAG GCGCTGTTCCGTAAAATTGCTGCTGCACTTCCTGGAATGGAGACGCTCTCATCAGCGAAACAGGAAGACATGGTTGATGTGAACTTGAGGTCCGGCAATGCAAACTCGTCCCAGTCTCAGGCTCAGGCTGGGGGATGCAGTTGTTAG